The sequence below is a genomic window from Pleurocapsa sp. PCC 7327.
AGGAAAAGCGATCGCCCTTGATGTGACGTATGATACCGGGAGCAACGATTTCTGCCGCCGGATACACGACGCAACCGATAACGCGATCGACGGGAATATTGGCTTCCACGATGCCATCGCGATCGACGGCTTGAATGCGGTAGTCGGCGTAGGGACTGTCTAACTTGCGGAAGTACCACCAAGGAATGCCGTTTTGAGCTGTTACGACCATCGTTTCCTCTTTGTACAAAGCGGGTAGCGACGGAGCCACAGAGGGAACGCTTTGGGCTTTCAGTGCCACGATAACGACATCTTGTACGCCTGCCGCCTTCAAGTCCTGGGTGGCAACGACATCTTGCACCCAATCTTCCCTGCCGTCTGCCAACCTCAAGCACAGACCTTTTTCCTGAATTACTTGCAGATGTGCGCCTCTAGCGATTAACGTGACTTGAGCGCCTACTTGAGCTAATTTTGCTCCCATATAGCCGCCGATCGCACCCGCACCGACAATACAAACTTTCATTGGATGAAAGGATTTTAGATTTTGGATTGAAGTTTAACAGTTACCAAAAATCAACGACCAATAACTAATAACTAGCGATTTGCTTAGTCTATCAAGTTTAACAGTTTTGCCATGTT
It includes:
- a CDS encoding 2-dehydropantoate 2-reductase, encoding MKVCIVGAGAIGGYMGAKLAQVGAQVTLIARGAHLQVIQEKGLCLRLADGREDWVQDVVATQDLKAAGVQDVVIVALKAQSVPSVAPSLPALYKEETMVVTAQNGIPWWYFRKLDSPYADYRIQAVDRDGIVEANIPVDRVIGCVVYPAAEIVAPGIIRHIKGDRFSLGELDGAKTERIQKLSQLFNSAGLISRIRNQIRNELWVKLWGNLAFNPISALTRATLAQICQYPLTRELARNMMLEAQAIAAKLGVDFGISLEKRIAGAERVGAHKTSMLQDIEAHRPTEADAIVGAVAELGRLTQTPTPYIDAIYASVKLLEKTLRIE